In Paenibacillus sp. J23TS9, a single genomic region encodes these proteins:
- a CDS encoding spore maturation protein, translating into MTAIINMISAWAIPVLIAFIPLFAFTRRVPVYESFVIGAKEGFQTAIQIIPNLVGMMVAISVFRASGALDFFVGWTGPFLHRLGVPSEILPLGLLRPLTGTGSLAFATDLISVYGPDSMIGRMASTIQGSTDTTLYVLTVYMGAVGVRNGRYSLKVGLFSDVIGFIASIAVCLLFFG; encoded by the coding sequence ATGACTGCAATCATTAATATGATTTCAGCGTGGGCGATCCCTGTTTTGATCGCCTTCATTCCGCTTTTTGCCTTTACGAGAAGGGTGCCTGTGTACGAATCCTTTGTCATTGGTGCAAAGGAAGGCTTCCAAACGGCCATTCAGATCATACCCAATCTTGTTGGCATGATGGTAGCCATTAGCGTATTCAGGGCTTCCGGCGCACTGGACTTTTTTGTGGGCTGGACAGGCCCGTTTTTGCATCGGCTGGGAGTACCGAGTGAAATCTTACCCCTTGGACTTTTGCGCCCATTAACGGGTACAGGCTCACTCGCATTCGCTACAGATCTGATTTCGGTGTATGGGCCCGATTCCATGATTGGAAGGATGGCTTCTACGATTCAAGGCAGTACAGATACGACTCTGTATGTTTTAACTGTATATATGGGAGCGGTAGGCGTCCGTAATGGCAGGTACTCACTAAAAGTCGGTCTCTTTTCTGATGTGATCGGATTTATAGCTTCAATTGCCGTATGCCTTCTCTTTTTCGGCTGA
- the resA gene encoding thiol-disulfide oxidoreductase ResA — MGKSRKKIQIIILLLIVVLGGYAIVSQVSGSGGKPTEGSKAPNFDLLGLDGKAHKLDEYKGKAMVLNFWGTWCGPCVKEMPALQAQWEKWKDQDVVVVGINAGEDKMAVENFVNSVNVNFPILLDPNKDAIAKYGISPLPTTLFVSKDGKINKIHLGQLDLATLDKQIAELVKS; from the coding sequence ATGGGTAAATCAAGGAAGAAAATTCAGATAATTATCCTGCTTTTGATCGTTGTTCTGGGCGGATATGCCATTGTTTCGCAAGTGTCTGGTTCGGGCGGCAAGCCTACGGAAGGCAGCAAAGCGCCGAATTTCGACCTTCTCGGTCTGGATGGCAAGGCTCATAAGCTGGATGAATACAAGGGAAAGGCTATGGTTCTTAATTTTTGGGGAACCTGGTGCGGACCTTGTGTGAAAGAAATGCCGGCTCTGCAGGCACAATGGGAAAAATGGAAGGATCAAGACGTGGTTGTGGTCGGAATTAATGCCGGTGAGGACAAGATGGCTGTCGAAAATTTCGTGAATAGTGTTAACGTGAATTTCCCGATTCTTCTTGATCCGAATAAGGATGCTATCGCAAAATACGGCATTTCGCCGTTGCCTACCACCCTTTTTGTGTCCAAGGACGGGAAAATTAACAAGATTCATCTCGGTCAACTGGATTTGGCCACCCTCGACAAACAAATTGCAGAGCTGGTGAAATCGTAA
- a CDS encoding N-acetylmuramoyl-L-alanine amidase yields the protein MTFEGFIIHHSSCTSINGVGYDFWIGADGFVTSAPLLTDPSHIHICLEGNFNRDYELLGPAEKQQLFIASKLIMELSRQYDISPLFLYPHTPSCPGKEFPWNELVIYPSHGYH from the coding sequence ATGACATTTGAAGGCTTTATTATTCATCATTCCTCTTGCACGTCCATCAATGGAGTCGGCTATGATTTCTGGATCGGAGCGGACGGCTTCGTGACCTCGGCTCCTTTATTGACGGACCCATCCCATATTCATATCTGTCTGGAAGGCAATTTCAACAGGGACTACGAGCTGTTGGGTCCTGCTGAAAAACAGCAGCTTTTTATTGCCAGCAAACTCATTATGGAGCTGTCCAGACAGTATGACATTTCTCCCCTTTTTCTTTATCCGCACACACCTTCCTGTCCGGGAAAAGAATTTCCCTGGAATGAACTTGTGATTTACCCTTCTCACGGGTATCATTAG
- a CDS encoding pseudouridine synthase, which translates to MERLQKILAQAGIASRRKCEELILAGKVEVNGETVTALGTKADPEQDIITVAGKPIRNENKIYIMLNKPKGVITSASDPAGRKIVTDYVKGIKERIYPVGRLDYDTEGLLLLTNDGEFANMLTHPKHHVPKTYLATVEGIPHGSELDKLRAGIKLEDGMTSPAEVEYKDIDTEKKEAVISITIHEGRNRQVRRMFEAISHKVIRLKRISFGDLLLQNLKRGLYRHLTKDEIESLKNMAISGKQGKK; encoded by the coding sequence ATGGAAAGATTACAGAAAATTTTAGCACAGGCAGGTATCGCATCTAGACGCAAATGCGAGGAATTGATACTGGCCGGCAAGGTGGAAGTTAACGGGGAAACCGTTACTGCGCTTGGAACAAAGGCGGACCCCGAACAAGATATCATCACGGTGGCAGGCAAGCCGATCAGAAATGAAAACAAGATTTACATTATGCTGAACAAACCCAAAGGCGTCATTACAAGTGCATCGGACCCTGCCGGACGCAAGATTGTTACGGATTATGTAAAAGGCATCAAGGAACGGATCTATCCGGTAGGACGTCTGGATTACGACACAGAGGGACTTCTGCTGCTGACAAATGATGGCGAATTTGCGAATATGCTGACGCATCCGAAGCATCATGTGCCCAAAACATATCTCGCGACCGTAGAGGGTATTCCTCACGGCAGCGAGCTGGACAAGCTGCGCGCGGGAATTAAGCTGGAGGACGGTATGACTTCCCCTGCAGAAGTCGAATATAAGGATATCGATACCGAGAAAAAAGAGGCTGTAATCAGCATTACGATTCATGAAGGCAGAAACCGTCAGGTGCGCCGGATGTTCGAAGCGATTTCCCATAAAGTCATCCGTCTGAAGCGGATTTCGTTCGGTGATTTGCTGCTCCAGAATCTGAAGCGCGGACTCTATCGTCATTTAACGAAGGATGAAATAGAGAGCCTGAAGAATATGGCTATATCCGGAAAACAGGGTAAAAAATAG